One window of Acidobacteriota bacterium genomic DNA carries:
- a CDS encoding 3-hydroxybutyryl-CoA dehydrogenase encodes MISTVGVVGAGTMGNGIAQTFAQCGFQVILQDVVEPALQKARATIEKSLAKFVEKGKLSASDRDATLARLTTTTDLNAMSQADFIVEAATERIDLKLKLFGELDRISRAGVILGSNTSSISITMLGAATKRPDLVLGMHFMNPVPLMTLVELIKGQATSADAMAAATALCQRLGKTPVEAADYPGFIANRILMPMINEAIFALMEGVGTPEAIDTVMKLGMNHPMGPLTLADFIGLDVCLAIMEVLHNGLGDPKYRPCPLLRRMVMAGQLGRKSGRGFYTY; translated from the coding sequence ATGATCAGCACGGTAGGAGTCGTTGGTGCCGGCACGATGGGTAATGGAATCGCACAGACGTTTGCGCAGTGCGGGTTCCAGGTCATCCTCCAGGACGTGGTTGAACCAGCGCTTCAGAAGGCGCGAGCCACCATCGAGAAGAGCCTCGCGAAGTTCGTGGAGAAAGGCAAGCTGTCGGCGTCCGACAGGGATGCGACGCTGGCACGTCTCACGACCACAACCGACCTGAACGCCATGAGTCAGGCAGACTTCATCGTGGAAGCCGCCACCGAACGCATTGATCTGAAGCTGAAGCTGTTCGGCGAGCTTGATCGCATCAGTCGCGCCGGCGTCATTCTCGGCTCGAATACGTCCTCGATTTCAATCACGATGTTGGGAGCGGCCACCAAGCGACCGGATCTCGTGCTGGGCATGCACTTCATGAATCCGGTCCCACTGATGACGCTGGTTGAGTTGATCAAAGGCCAGGCGACGTCGGCCGACGCGATGGCGGCCGCGACCGCGTTGTGCCAGCGGCTGGGCAAGACCCCGGTCGAAGCGGCCGACTACCCCGGCTTCATCGCCAACCGCATCCTGATGCCCATGATCAACGAGGCCATCTTCGCGTTGATGGAGGGCGTGGGCACACCAGAGGCGATCGACACGGTGATGAAACTGGGCATGAATCATCCGATGGGCCCTCTGACACTGGCGGACTTCATCGGTCTCGATGTGTGCCTGGCCATCATGGAGGTGTTGCACAATGGGCTGGGCGACCCCAAGTACCGGCCGTGTCCGCTGCTGCGCCGGATGGTGATGGCGGGACAGCTGGGCCGGAAGAGCGGAAGAGGTTTCTACACTTATTAG
- the recA gene encoding recombinase RecA → MAVDERNERTKALEVALTQIEKQFGKGSIMRLGQKGAILPIDAISTGAVSLDYALGVGGVPRGRVTEIYGPESSGKTTLALQVIAQAQKLGGMAAFVDAEHALDAAYAQKLGVVLDNLLVSQPDHGEQALEIVEVLVRSGGVDVVVVDSVAALVPRAEIEGEMGEAQMGLQARLMSQALRKLTGVVSKSGTCLIFINQLREKIGVMFGNPETTTGGRALKFYASVRLDIRRIASIKEGEAVIGGRVRVKVVKNKVAPPFREAEFDILYGEGISREGDLLDLAVEHKIVEKSGTWFSYANERLGQGRENAKQFLRENPDLCKKLEDRVRKELGLVRDADAPAEPVAEKEKPPAPRK, encoded by the coding sequence ATGGCTGTCGACGAACGCAACGAGAGAACCAAGGCCCTGGAAGTCGCCCTCACGCAGATCGAGAAGCAGTTCGGTAAAGGCTCGATCATGCGGCTTGGCCAGAAGGGCGCCATTCTGCCTATTGACGCGATTTCCACCGGAGCGGTCAGCCTCGATTATGCCCTCGGCGTCGGTGGCGTACCCCGCGGCCGCGTGACTGAAATCTACGGGCCGGAGTCGTCGGGGAAGACGACCCTCGCGCTTCAGGTGATTGCGCAGGCACAAAAACTCGGCGGGATGGCGGCCTTCGTCGATGCCGAGCACGCCCTCGACGCAGCCTATGCGCAGAAACTCGGCGTCGTACTCGACAACCTCCTGGTGTCCCAGCCGGACCACGGCGAGCAGGCGCTCGAAATCGTCGAGGTGCTGGTTCGATCGGGCGGCGTGGATGTCGTGGTGGTCGACTCGGTGGCCGCGTTGGTGCCTCGCGCCGAGATCGAGGGTGAGATGGGCGAGGCGCAGATGGGCCTGCAGGCGCGACTGATGTCGCAAGCACTGCGCAAGCTCACCGGCGTCGTCTCCAAATCGGGAACGTGCCTGATCTTCATCAACCAGTTACGCGAAAAGATCGGCGTCATGTTCGGCAATCCCGAAACCACCACCGGCGGGCGTGCGCTCAAGTTCTACGCCTCCGTGCGCCTCGACATCCGGCGCATCGCCAGCATCAAGGAAGGCGAAGCCGTCATCGGTGGACGGGTGCGCGTCAAGGTCGTCAAGAACAAGGTGGCGCCGCCGTTCCGCGAGGCGGAATTCGACATTCTGTACGGCGAGGGGATCTCACGTGAAGGCGACCTGCTCGACCTCGCCGTCGAGCACAAGATCGTCGAGAAGAGCGGCACCTGGTTCTCCTATGCCAATGAACGACTCGGCCAGGGCCGCGAAAACGCGAAGCAGTTCCTCCGTGAGAATCCGGACCTCTGCAAGAAGCTCGAAGATCGGGTACGCAAGGAACTCGGCTTGGTGAGAGATGCGGACGCGCCGGCCGAACCGGTGGCTGAGAAGGAGAAACCGCCGGCGCCGCGTAAATAG
- a CDS encoding ribbon-helix-helix protein, CopG family — MADRVLLNFRIDHELAEGLKAVAVRDGVPQSEQVRRAIRRWLEDRKAIKAERPRPASRKRS, encoded by the coding sequence ATGGCGGACCGAGTACTGCTCAACTTCCGAATCGATCACGAGCTGGCCGAGGGCTTGAAGGCGGTGGCCGTCCGCGACGGCGTGCCGCAGTCTGAGCAGGTGCGGCGAGCGATTCGGCGGTGGTTGGAAGATCGGAAAGCGATCAAGGCGGAGCGTCCACGGCCGGCAAGCCGCAAACGCTCCTAA